Proteins co-encoded in one Phycodurus eques isolate BA_2022a chromosome 14, UOR_Pequ_1.1, whole genome shotgun sequence genomic window:
- the smoc1 gene encoding SPARC-related modular calcium-binding protein 1 isoform X1, translating into MLSSRMLVVFVATSRCCHLMAPLLLLCYLPHVHAGHSKPANRWLIGDRDSQCAGACARPQAKPVCGSDGRSYENGCELQRARCKDKTLTLAHRGRCRGRNWVKVEETAVALPATPASVARDAVQTDEVQSKCRVERNQALEQARRPQESMFVPECNEDGSFAQVQCHTLTGYCWCVTSDGKPVSGSSVHNRTPVCSGNFHEFLETHVGTSRLTGSVTDRPSGPANSGRKVSFRFFLTLNPDDGSKPTPTMETIVPSEGDEITAPTLWIKQLVYKENKQNSSTSRKQEKVPSCDQERQSALDEARQNPREAVFIPDCGPGGLYKAVQCHQSTGYCWCVLIDTGRPIPGTSTRYQTPECDSAAHSRSTDAEDLFQGRDLTGCPEGKKGEFIMSLLDALTTDMVQAMNSPAPSSGGRFVEPDPSHTLEERVVHWYFAQLDANGSQDVGKKELKPFKRYLKKKAKPKKCARKFTDYCDLNKDKAISLHELKGCLGVAKDGGSTASSIYGTSRSSGMRGERSRSRDESRGHRKKASTRSLDGEKKE; encoded by the exons TGGCTGATCGGCGACAGGGACAGCCAGTGCGCCGGCGCTTGCGCGCGGCCGCAGGCCAAGCCGGTGTGCGGCTCGGACGGACGGAGCTACGAGAACGGATGCGAGCTGCAGAGGGCGCGCTGCAAAGACAAGACGCTGACGCTGGCGCACCGCGGCCGCTGTCGAG GAAGAAACTGGGTGAAAGTTGAGGAGACGGCAGTGGCGCTCCCAGCAACGCCCGCATCTGTGGCCAGAGACGCTGTGCAAACAG ATGAGGTTCAGTCCAAGTGTCGCGTGGAGAGGAACCAGGCTTTGGAGCAAGCCCGCAGGCCCCAAGAGTCCATGTTTGTTCCAGAATGCAACGAGGACGGCTCGTTTGCGCAG GTGCAGTGTCACACTCTGACAGGCTACTGCTGGTGCGTCACCTCCGACGGAAAGCCGGTGAGCGGCTCCTCGGTGCACAACAGGACTCCGGTGTGTTCAG GAAACTTCCATGAGTTTTTGGAAACTCACGTCGGGACGAGCCGATTGACAG GCTCCGTGACCGACAGACCGTCCGGGCCGGCAAACTCTGGTCGAAAAG TTTCTTTCCGTTTTTTTCTCACCCTCAATCCAGACGACGGCTCCAAGCCTACGCCCACCATGGAGACCATCGTCCCCTCCGAAGGCGATG AGATAACTGCCCCCACGCTGTGGATCAAACAATTGGTTTACAAGGAGAATAAGCAGAACAGCTCCACGTCCAGGAAGCAAG AGAAAGTTCCCTCTTGCGACCAGGAGCGACAGAGCGCCCTGGACGAGGCTCGGCAGAACCCCCGCGAGGCCGTCTTCATCCCCGACTGCGGGCCCGGCGGCCTGTACAAGGCCGTCCAGTGCCATCAGTCCACCGGCTACTGCTGGTGCGTGCTGATAGACACCGGACGACCCATTCCGGGAACCTCCACCAG GTACCAGACGCCAGAATGTGACAGCGCCGCACATTCTCGCAGCACCGACGCCGAAGATCTGTTCCAGGGCCGAGACCTGACAG GCTGCCCCGAGGGGAAAAAAGGGGAATTCATTATGAGTCTTTTAGACGCCCTGACCACAGACATGGTTCAAGCCATGAACTCACCAGCCCCTTCTAGTGGTGGGAG GTTCGTGGAGCCGGACCCCAGCCACACGCTGGAGGAGCGGGTGGTGCACTGGTACTTTGCCCAGCTGGACGCCAACGGCAGCCAGGACGTCGGCAAGAAGGAGCTGAAGCCCTTCAAGAGGTACCTGAAGAAGAAGGCCAAGCCCAAGAAGTGCGCTCGCAAGTTCACCGACTACTGCGACCTGAACAAGGACAAGGCCATCTCGCTGCACGAGCTCAAGGGCTGCCTTGGAGTTGCCAAGGATG GTGGTTCAACAGCAAGTAGCATCTACGGGACAAG TAGGTCGTCTGGTATGAGAGGAGAACGTTCCAGGAGCCGAGACGAGAGCAGAGGTCACAGAAAGAAGGCATCAACACGCTCGCTTGACggtgaaaaaaaagagtga
- the smoc1 gene encoding SPARC-related modular calcium-binding protein 1 isoform X5, with translation MLSSRMLVVFVATSRCCHLMAPLLLLCYLPHVHAGHSKPANRWLIGDRDSQCAGACARPQAKPVCGSDGRSYENGCELQRARCKDKTLTLAHRGRCRGRNWVKVEETAVALPATPASVARDAVQTDEVQSKCRVERNQALEQARRPQESMFVPECNEDGSFAQVQCHTLTGYCWCVTSDGKPVSGSSVHNRTPVCSGSVTDRPSGPANSGRKDDGSKPTPTMETIVPSEGDEITAPTLWIKQLVYKENKQNSSTSRKQEKVPSCDQERQSALDEARQNPREAVFIPDCGPGGLYKAVQCHQSTGYCWCVLIDTGRPIPGTSTRYQTPECDSAAHSRSTDAEDLFQGRDLTGCPEGKKGEFIMSLLDALTTDMVQAMNSPAPSSGGRFVEPDPSHTLEERVVHWYFAQLDANGSQDVGKKELKPFKRYLKKKAKPKKCARKFTDYCDLNKDKAISLHELKGCLGVAKDGGSTASSIYGTSRSSGMRGERSRSRDESRGHRKKASTRSLDGEKKE, from the exons TGGCTGATCGGCGACAGGGACAGCCAGTGCGCCGGCGCTTGCGCGCGGCCGCAGGCCAAGCCGGTGTGCGGCTCGGACGGACGGAGCTACGAGAACGGATGCGAGCTGCAGAGGGCGCGCTGCAAAGACAAGACGCTGACGCTGGCGCACCGCGGCCGCTGTCGAG GAAGAAACTGGGTGAAAGTTGAGGAGACGGCAGTGGCGCTCCCAGCAACGCCCGCATCTGTGGCCAGAGACGCTGTGCAAACAG ATGAGGTTCAGTCCAAGTGTCGCGTGGAGAGGAACCAGGCTTTGGAGCAAGCCCGCAGGCCCCAAGAGTCCATGTTTGTTCCAGAATGCAACGAGGACGGCTCGTTTGCGCAG GTGCAGTGTCACACTCTGACAGGCTACTGCTGGTGCGTCACCTCCGACGGAAAGCCGGTGAGCGGCTCCTCGGTGCACAACAGGACTCCGGTGTGTTCAG GCTCCGTGACCGACAGACCGTCCGGGCCGGCAAACTCTGGTCGAAAAG ACGACGGCTCCAAGCCTACGCCCACCATGGAGACCATCGTCCCCTCCGAAGGCGATG AGATAACTGCCCCCACGCTGTGGATCAAACAATTGGTTTACAAGGAGAATAAGCAGAACAGCTCCACGTCCAGGAAGCAAG AGAAAGTTCCCTCTTGCGACCAGGAGCGACAGAGCGCCCTGGACGAGGCTCGGCAGAACCCCCGCGAGGCCGTCTTCATCCCCGACTGCGGGCCCGGCGGCCTGTACAAGGCCGTCCAGTGCCATCAGTCCACCGGCTACTGCTGGTGCGTGCTGATAGACACCGGACGACCCATTCCGGGAACCTCCACCAG GTACCAGACGCCAGAATGTGACAGCGCCGCACATTCTCGCAGCACCGACGCCGAAGATCTGTTCCAGGGCCGAGACCTGACAG GCTGCCCCGAGGGGAAAAAAGGGGAATTCATTATGAGTCTTTTAGACGCCCTGACCACAGACATGGTTCAAGCCATGAACTCACCAGCCCCTTCTAGTGGTGGGAG GTTCGTGGAGCCGGACCCCAGCCACACGCTGGAGGAGCGGGTGGTGCACTGGTACTTTGCCCAGCTGGACGCCAACGGCAGCCAGGACGTCGGCAAGAAGGAGCTGAAGCCCTTCAAGAGGTACCTGAAGAAGAAGGCCAAGCCCAAGAAGTGCGCTCGCAAGTTCACCGACTACTGCGACCTGAACAAGGACAAGGCCATCTCGCTGCACGAGCTCAAGGGCTGCCTTGGAGTTGCCAAGGATG GTGGTTCAACAGCAAGTAGCATCTACGGGACAAG TAGGTCGTCTGGTATGAGAGGAGAACGTTCCAGGAGCCGAGACGAGAGCAGAGGTCACAGAAAGAAGGCATCAACACGCTCGCTTGACggtgaaaaaaaagagtga
- the smoc1 gene encoding SPARC-related modular calcium-binding protein 1 isoform X3 — MLSSRMLVVFVATSRCCHLMAPLLLLCYLPHVHAGHSKPANRWLIGDRDSQCAGACARPQAKPVCGSDGRSYENGCELQRARCKDKTLTLAHRGRCRGRNWVKVEETAVALPATPASVARDAVQTDEVQSKCRVERNQALEQARRPQESMFVPECNEDGSFAQVQCHTLTGYCWCVTSDGKPVSGSSVHNRTPVCSGSVTDRPSGPANSGRKVSFRFFLTLNPDDGSKPTPTMETIVPSEGDEITAPTLWIKQLVYKENKQNSSTSRKQEKVPSCDQERQSALDEARQNPREAVFIPDCGPGGLYKAVQCHQSTGYCWCVLIDTGRPIPGTSTRYQTPECDSAAHSRSTDAEDLFQGRDLTGCPEGKKGEFIMSLLDALTTDMVQAMNSPAPSSGGRFVEPDPSHTLEERVVHWYFAQLDANGSQDVGKKELKPFKRYLKKKAKPKKCARKFTDYCDLNKDKAISLHELKGCLGVAKDGGSTASSIYGTSRSSGMRGERSRSRDESRGHRKKASTRSLDGEKKE; from the exons TGGCTGATCGGCGACAGGGACAGCCAGTGCGCCGGCGCTTGCGCGCGGCCGCAGGCCAAGCCGGTGTGCGGCTCGGACGGACGGAGCTACGAGAACGGATGCGAGCTGCAGAGGGCGCGCTGCAAAGACAAGACGCTGACGCTGGCGCACCGCGGCCGCTGTCGAG GAAGAAACTGGGTGAAAGTTGAGGAGACGGCAGTGGCGCTCCCAGCAACGCCCGCATCTGTGGCCAGAGACGCTGTGCAAACAG ATGAGGTTCAGTCCAAGTGTCGCGTGGAGAGGAACCAGGCTTTGGAGCAAGCCCGCAGGCCCCAAGAGTCCATGTTTGTTCCAGAATGCAACGAGGACGGCTCGTTTGCGCAG GTGCAGTGTCACACTCTGACAGGCTACTGCTGGTGCGTCACCTCCGACGGAAAGCCGGTGAGCGGCTCCTCGGTGCACAACAGGACTCCGGTGTGTTCAG GCTCCGTGACCGACAGACCGTCCGGGCCGGCAAACTCTGGTCGAAAAG TTTCTTTCCGTTTTTTTCTCACCCTCAATCCAGACGACGGCTCCAAGCCTACGCCCACCATGGAGACCATCGTCCCCTCCGAAGGCGATG AGATAACTGCCCCCACGCTGTGGATCAAACAATTGGTTTACAAGGAGAATAAGCAGAACAGCTCCACGTCCAGGAAGCAAG AGAAAGTTCCCTCTTGCGACCAGGAGCGACAGAGCGCCCTGGACGAGGCTCGGCAGAACCCCCGCGAGGCCGTCTTCATCCCCGACTGCGGGCCCGGCGGCCTGTACAAGGCCGTCCAGTGCCATCAGTCCACCGGCTACTGCTGGTGCGTGCTGATAGACACCGGACGACCCATTCCGGGAACCTCCACCAG GTACCAGACGCCAGAATGTGACAGCGCCGCACATTCTCGCAGCACCGACGCCGAAGATCTGTTCCAGGGCCGAGACCTGACAG GCTGCCCCGAGGGGAAAAAAGGGGAATTCATTATGAGTCTTTTAGACGCCCTGACCACAGACATGGTTCAAGCCATGAACTCACCAGCCCCTTCTAGTGGTGGGAG GTTCGTGGAGCCGGACCCCAGCCACACGCTGGAGGAGCGGGTGGTGCACTGGTACTTTGCCCAGCTGGACGCCAACGGCAGCCAGGACGTCGGCAAGAAGGAGCTGAAGCCCTTCAAGAGGTACCTGAAGAAGAAGGCCAAGCCCAAGAAGTGCGCTCGCAAGTTCACCGACTACTGCGACCTGAACAAGGACAAGGCCATCTCGCTGCACGAGCTCAAGGGCTGCCTTGGAGTTGCCAAGGATG GTGGTTCAACAGCAAGTAGCATCTACGGGACAAG TAGGTCGTCTGGTATGAGAGGAGAACGTTCCAGGAGCCGAGACGAGAGCAGAGGTCACAGAAAGAAGGCATCAACACGCTCGCTTGACggtgaaaaaaaagagtga
- the smoc1 gene encoding SPARC-related modular calcium-binding protein 1 isoform X2, whose protein sequence is MLSSRMLVVFVATSRCCHLMAPLLLLCYLPHVHAGHSKPANRWLIGDRDSQCAGACARPQAKPVCGSDGRSYENGCELQRARCKDKTLTLAHRGRCRGRNWVKVEETAVALPATPASVARDAVQTDEVQSKCRVERNQALEQARRPQESMFVPECNEDGSFAQVQCHTLTGYCWCVTSDGKPVSGSSVHNRTPVCSGNFHEFLETHVGTSRLTGSVTDRPSGPANSGRKDDGSKPTPTMETIVPSEGDEITAPTLWIKQLVYKENKQNSSTSRKQEKVPSCDQERQSALDEARQNPREAVFIPDCGPGGLYKAVQCHQSTGYCWCVLIDTGRPIPGTSTRYQTPECDSAAHSRSTDAEDLFQGRDLTGCPEGKKGEFIMSLLDALTTDMVQAMNSPAPSSGGRFVEPDPSHTLEERVVHWYFAQLDANGSQDVGKKELKPFKRYLKKKAKPKKCARKFTDYCDLNKDKAISLHELKGCLGVAKDGGSTASSIYGTSRSSGMRGERSRSRDESRGHRKKASTRSLDGEKKE, encoded by the exons TGGCTGATCGGCGACAGGGACAGCCAGTGCGCCGGCGCTTGCGCGCGGCCGCAGGCCAAGCCGGTGTGCGGCTCGGACGGACGGAGCTACGAGAACGGATGCGAGCTGCAGAGGGCGCGCTGCAAAGACAAGACGCTGACGCTGGCGCACCGCGGCCGCTGTCGAG GAAGAAACTGGGTGAAAGTTGAGGAGACGGCAGTGGCGCTCCCAGCAACGCCCGCATCTGTGGCCAGAGACGCTGTGCAAACAG ATGAGGTTCAGTCCAAGTGTCGCGTGGAGAGGAACCAGGCTTTGGAGCAAGCCCGCAGGCCCCAAGAGTCCATGTTTGTTCCAGAATGCAACGAGGACGGCTCGTTTGCGCAG GTGCAGTGTCACACTCTGACAGGCTACTGCTGGTGCGTCACCTCCGACGGAAAGCCGGTGAGCGGCTCCTCGGTGCACAACAGGACTCCGGTGTGTTCAG GAAACTTCCATGAGTTTTTGGAAACTCACGTCGGGACGAGCCGATTGACAG GCTCCGTGACCGACAGACCGTCCGGGCCGGCAAACTCTGGTCGAAAAG ACGACGGCTCCAAGCCTACGCCCACCATGGAGACCATCGTCCCCTCCGAAGGCGATG AGATAACTGCCCCCACGCTGTGGATCAAACAATTGGTTTACAAGGAGAATAAGCAGAACAGCTCCACGTCCAGGAAGCAAG AGAAAGTTCCCTCTTGCGACCAGGAGCGACAGAGCGCCCTGGACGAGGCTCGGCAGAACCCCCGCGAGGCCGTCTTCATCCCCGACTGCGGGCCCGGCGGCCTGTACAAGGCCGTCCAGTGCCATCAGTCCACCGGCTACTGCTGGTGCGTGCTGATAGACACCGGACGACCCATTCCGGGAACCTCCACCAG GTACCAGACGCCAGAATGTGACAGCGCCGCACATTCTCGCAGCACCGACGCCGAAGATCTGTTCCAGGGCCGAGACCTGACAG GCTGCCCCGAGGGGAAAAAAGGGGAATTCATTATGAGTCTTTTAGACGCCCTGACCACAGACATGGTTCAAGCCATGAACTCACCAGCCCCTTCTAGTGGTGGGAG GTTCGTGGAGCCGGACCCCAGCCACACGCTGGAGGAGCGGGTGGTGCACTGGTACTTTGCCCAGCTGGACGCCAACGGCAGCCAGGACGTCGGCAAGAAGGAGCTGAAGCCCTTCAAGAGGTACCTGAAGAAGAAGGCCAAGCCCAAGAAGTGCGCTCGCAAGTTCACCGACTACTGCGACCTGAACAAGGACAAGGCCATCTCGCTGCACGAGCTCAAGGGCTGCCTTGGAGTTGCCAAGGATG GTGGTTCAACAGCAAGTAGCATCTACGGGACAAG TAGGTCGTCTGGTATGAGAGGAGAACGTTCCAGGAGCCGAGACGAGAGCAGAGGTCACAGAAAGAAGGCATCAACACGCTCGCTTGACggtgaaaaaaaagagtga
- the smoc1 gene encoding SPARC-related modular calcium-binding protein 1 isoform X6, whose amino-acid sequence MLSSRMLVVFVATSRCCHLMAPLLLLCYLPHVHAGHSKPANRWLIGDRDSQCAGACARPQAKPVCGSDGRSYENGCELQRARCKDKTLTLAHRGRCRGRNWVKVEETAVALPATPASVARDAVQTDEVQSKCRVERNQALEQARRPQESMFVPECNEDGSFAQVQCHTLTGYCWCVTSDGKPVSGSSVHNRTPVCSGNFHEFLETHVGTSRLTGSVTDRPSGPANSGRKVSFRFFLTLNPDDGSKPTPTMETIVPSEGDEITAPTLWIKQLVYKENKQNSSTSRKQEKVPSCDQERQSALDEARQNPREAVFIPDCGPGGLYKAVQCHQSTGYCWCVLIDTGRPIPGTSTRYQTPECDSAAHSRSTDAEDLFQGRDLTGCPEGKKGEFIMSLLDALTTDMVQAMNSPAPSSGGRFVEPDPSHTLEERVVHWYFAQLDANGSQDVGKKELKPFKRYLKKKAKPKKCARKFTDYCDLNKDKAISLHELKGCLGVAKDVGRLV is encoded by the exons TGGCTGATCGGCGACAGGGACAGCCAGTGCGCCGGCGCTTGCGCGCGGCCGCAGGCCAAGCCGGTGTGCGGCTCGGACGGACGGAGCTACGAGAACGGATGCGAGCTGCAGAGGGCGCGCTGCAAAGACAAGACGCTGACGCTGGCGCACCGCGGCCGCTGTCGAG GAAGAAACTGGGTGAAAGTTGAGGAGACGGCAGTGGCGCTCCCAGCAACGCCCGCATCTGTGGCCAGAGACGCTGTGCAAACAG ATGAGGTTCAGTCCAAGTGTCGCGTGGAGAGGAACCAGGCTTTGGAGCAAGCCCGCAGGCCCCAAGAGTCCATGTTTGTTCCAGAATGCAACGAGGACGGCTCGTTTGCGCAG GTGCAGTGTCACACTCTGACAGGCTACTGCTGGTGCGTCACCTCCGACGGAAAGCCGGTGAGCGGCTCCTCGGTGCACAACAGGACTCCGGTGTGTTCAG GAAACTTCCATGAGTTTTTGGAAACTCACGTCGGGACGAGCCGATTGACAG GCTCCGTGACCGACAGACCGTCCGGGCCGGCAAACTCTGGTCGAAAAG TTTCTTTCCGTTTTTTTCTCACCCTCAATCCAGACGACGGCTCCAAGCCTACGCCCACCATGGAGACCATCGTCCCCTCCGAAGGCGATG AGATAACTGCCCCCACGCTGTGGATCAAACAATTGGTTTACAAGGAGAATAAGCAGAACAGCTCCACGTCCAGGAAGCAAG AGAAAGTTCCCTCTTGCGACCAGGAGCGACAGAGCGCCCTGGACGAGGCTCGGCAGAACCCCCGCGAGGCCGTCTTCATCCCCGACTGCGGGCCCGGCGGCCTGTACAAGGCCGTCCAGTGCCATCAGTCCACCGGCTACTGCTGGTGCGTGCTGATAGACACCGGACGACCCATTCCGGGAACCTCCACCAG GTACCAGACGCCAGAATGTGACAGCGCCGCACATTCTCGCAGCACCGACGCCGAAGATCTGTTCCAGGGCCGAGACCTGACAG GCTGCCCCGAGGGGAAAAAAGGGGAATTCATTATGAGTCTTTTAGACGCCCTGACCACAGACATGGTTCAAGCCATGAACTCACCAGCCCCTTCTAGTGGTGGGAG GTTCGTGGAGCCGGACCCCAGCCACACGCTGGAGGAGCGGGTGGTGCACTGGTACTTTGCCCAGCTGGACGCCAACGGCAGCCAGGACGTCGGCAAGAAGGAGCTGAAGCCCTTCAAGAGGTACCTGAAGAAGAAGGCCAAGCCCAAGAAGTGCGCTCGCAAGTTCACCGACTACTGCGACCTGAACAAGGACAAGGCCATCTCGCTGCACGAGCTCAAGGGCTGCCTTGGAGTTGCCAAGGATG TAGGTCGTCTGGTATGA
- the smoc1 gene encoding SPARC-related modular calcium-binding protein 1 isoform X4, producing MLSSRMLVVFVATSRCCHLMAPLLLLCYLPHVHAGHSKPANRWLIGDRDSQCAGACARPQAKPVCGSDGRSYENGCELQRARCKDKTLTLAHRGRCRGRNWVKVEETAVALPATPASVARDAVQTDEVQSKCRVERNQALEQARRPQESMFVPECNEDGSFAQVQCHTLTGYCWCVTSDGKPVSGSSVHNRTPVCSGNFHEFLETHVGTSRLTGSVTDRPSGPANSGRKVSFRFFLTLNPDDGSKPTPTMETIVPSEGDEITAPTLWIKQLVYKENKQNSSTSRKQEKVPSCDQERQSALDEARQNPREAVFIPDCGPGGLYKAVQCHQSTGYCWCVLIDTGRPIPGTSTRYQTPECDSAAHSRSTDAEDLFQGRDLTGCPEGKKGEFIMSLLDALTTDMVQAMNSPAPSSGGRFVEPDPSHTLEERVVHWYFAQLDANGSQDVGKKELKPFKRYLKKKAKPKKCARKFTDYCDLNKDKAISLHELKGCLGVAKDGGSTASSIYGTRQGTNVFIGRLV from the exons TGGCTGATCGGCGACAGGGACAGCCAGTGCGCCGGCGCTTGCGCGCGGCCGCAGGCCAAGCCGGTGTGCGGCTCGGACGGACGGAGCTACGAGAACGGATGCGAGCTGCAGAGGGCGCGCTGCAAAGACAAGACGCTGACGCTGGCGCACCGCGGCCGCTGTCGAG GAAGAAACTGGGTGAAAGTTGAGGAGACGGCAGTGGCGCTCCCAGCAACGCCCGCATCTGTGGCCAGAGACGCTGTGCAAACAG ATGAGGTTCAGTCCAAGTGTCGCGTGGAGAGGAACCAGGCTTTGGAGCAAGCCCGCAGGCCCCAAGAGTCCATGTTTGTTCCAGAATGCAACGAGGACGGCTCGTTTGCGCAG GTGCAGTGTCACACTCTGACAGGCTACTGCTGGTGCGTCACCTCCGACGGAAAGCCGGTGAGCGGCTCCTCGGTGCACAACAGGACTCCGGTGTGTTCAG GAAACTTCCATGAGTTTTTGGAAACTCACGTCGGGACGAGCCGATTGACAG GCTCCGTGACCGACAGACCGTCCGGGCCGGCAAACTCTGGTCGAAAAG TTTCTTTCCGTTTTTTTCTCACCCTCAATCCAGACGACGGCTCCAAGCCTACGCCCACCATGGAGACCATCGTCCCCTCCGAAGGCGATG AGATAACTGCCCCCACGCTGTGGATCAAACAATTGGTTTACAAGGAGAATAAGCAGAACAGCTCCACGTCCAGGAAGCAAG AGAAAGTTCCCTCTTGCGACCAGGAGCGACAGAGCGCCCTGGACGAGGCTCGGCAGAACCCCCGCGAGGCCGTCTTCATCCCCGACTGCGGGCCCGGCGGCCTGTACAAGGCCGTCCAGTGCCATCAGTCCACCGGCTACTGCTGGTGCGTGCTGATAGACACCGGACGACCCATTCCGGGAACCTCCACCAG GTACCAGACGCCAGAATGTGACAGCGCCGCACATTCTCGCAGCACCGACGCCGAAGATCTGTTCCAGGGCCGAGACCTGACAG GCTGCCCCGAGGGGAAAAAAGGGGAATTCATTATGAGTCTTTTAGACGCCCTGACCACAGACATGGTTCAAGCCATGAACTCACCAGCCCCTTCTAGTGGTGGGAG GTTCGTGGAGCCGGACCCCAGCCACACGCTGGAGGAGCGGGTGGTGCACTGGTACTTTGCCCAGCTGGACGCCAACGGCAGCCAGGACGTCGGCAAGAAGGAGCTGAAGCCCTTCAAGAGGTACCTGAAGAAGAAGGCCAAGCCCAAGAAGTGCGCTCGCAAGTTCACCGACTACTGCGACCTGAACAAGGACAAGGCCATCTCGCTGCACGAGCTCAAGGGCTGCCTTGGAGTTGCCAAGGATG GTGGTTCAACAGCAAGTAGCATCTACGGGACAAGGCAAGGGACAAATGTGTTCA TAGGTCGTCTGGTATGA